GATCCGCGAAAGACGAAGTCCGTCAGCATCCGGCAGAAGGCGATGAGACGCCCGTTGTGGCGTATCGAAAAACACATGCTGGTGCCCTCCAGCATTTTAGCTATCTGTTCCAGAGAGCGGCTGCGGCCCCACCGCGTGAAGCGGTAAAGGTCCTGCAGCTCCTCCGGCGAGACGGCCAGCTTGCTGTCGTAAAAGAGATACTCAGGATTTTGCGTCATCTGAAAATCCGTCGTTCGCAAACTGCGTTCTTCTGTTTATTCTCTTCGGCGAGAGCGCAAGCCCTCCTATTATCTTCCTGAGGTCGCCGCGTTTGGCGTCCTTTGTCACGGTGAGTTCAAGCAGTTGTCCTGCGCCGCATTTGGAACAGGTCCACATGGCGCGCGCAGAACCGTTTGCGTCCGGCGAGCCGGCCAGCACCTTAAGTTCTCCGCATTTTTGACAGGCTAATATAAGCATTTTATTATCTTCTTTCCGTTGGATTGATCATGTCAGTTCTTCGTTTTCAGCACAAACTTCACGCGCAGCGGACCTTCGCTGTAGACATCCTCTGCTGTGAGTATCTCAAGCCTTATCGCCTTTGTGTCCTGCTCTATCTTGTCCAGCGCCGCGACAAATTCGCTTGTGTCTATTGAACCGACGTTGCCGGTTATCGGGTCTTTCATGACGCCGTCGCCTACGGCCTTCTGGTTCAGCTGTTTCAGCGCCTGAAATACCGTCTCCTCTATTTTCTGACGCGGCGCGTCAGGCGTGAAATCATGCGTGTAGAGCACGGTGTTTTGTTTATAAACGAGGCGCGATTTGTAGCATTCTATCTGCGAGCGGACGGCCTCTCCCTCTACGGCGTTGCCTAGCGCCGTGACGCGCAGCAGCCAGCGGCCGGGGTTGTGCGTAAGTTTGTCTTTTACGCGCTCTATAGATTCTTTGGAAATGTCGGGCATTTTTACGCCGTCCGGTTTTTTGCCGAAGCGATAGGCAAGCAGCGCGCGCGCCTCCGTTTTGAGGCGGGAGACAAACATGTCAACCTGCTGGGCGGTGATGATGGAGTCTGAAAGCACTCCCTGCGCCAATATTTCTCCTGTGAAGGCGGCGATGCGGCCCTCGCGCAGCTTCTGTATGCCTGATTTTAATTTGTCCGACTCAGCTTTGAGCTGTTTCACGGAGGCGTCGAGCTTTTTGCTTTCCGCAAGCAGCGCGGTCTTTTCCTTCTGCAAAACTGCCTGCTCAGCCTCGGTCTTCTTGCGCAGCTCTTTCATTTCTGAAAGCTGCTTTCTCGCGGCCGCGAGGTTTTTAGTGCCGGCGGCAAGTTCGTCCTCCACTCGCGTAAGCTCGTTTTGCTTTTCGGAGAGGTCGCCGCGGCTCTCAAATAAATCTATCTGCATCTGCCCAAGGTTGTTCCTGTTTTTCTGAAGCTCCTCCGTAAGCGTCGTCACCTGCTTCTGTACGAACTGCATACTGAAGAGCGCGGTGCGCACCTGCTCGGAGGCCGCGCTCAGCACAAAGAGCGTTGCGATGGCTATGCCTACGCCTGTGAGCACGGAAATTATGCGTGAGGTGTATTTCGGCCTTAATTTAAGGAAGGTGATACGTTTCTTGCCGAGCTTCATGCCGATGACGTCTCCCGCCCACGACACGAGAGCGCTGACGACGATCAGCGTTCCAAGAAGTATCCAGTTTATTTCGTGAAAGATCTCAAACAATGAGCTACCTCGCTTATACTTGATCTTTTCTGCGCCCAGCGCATACATTTAGTATTATACCAGAAGTTTTATCCGAAAAAACGTATTCAGCGGATATGAGAGAAGGGGAAACGGCATATTTTGCGCCCTCTTTCCTTCTCTCGTGCGGTTAT
This DNA window, taken from Cloacibacillus sp., encodes the following:
- a CDS encoding GNAT family N-acetyltransferase, which encodes MTQNPEYLFYDSKLAVSPEELQDLYRFTRWGRSRSLEQIAKMLEGTSMCFSIRHNGRLIAFCRMLTDFVFRGSLWDILVHPDYQGKGLGSQLLEYALGHPAIKHVPVIVTYTSELTVFMGKLGFEPREGLMILQRCPMEYS
- a CDS encoding alcohol dehydrogenase; its protein translation is MLILACQKCGELKVLAGSPDANGSARAMWTCSKCGAGQLLELTVTKDAKRGDLRKIIGGLALSPKRINRRTQFANDGFSDDAKS
- a CDS encoding DUF3084 domain-containing protein gives rise to the protein MFEIFHEINWILLGTLIVVSALVSWAGDVIGMKLGKKRITFLKLRPKYTSRIISVLTGVGIAIATLFVLSAASEQVRTALFSMQFVQKQVTTLTEELQKNRNNLGQMQIDLFESRGDLSEKQNELTRVEDELAAGTKNLAAARKQLSEMKELRKKTEAEQAVLQKEKTALLAESKKLDASVKQLKAESDKLKSGIQKLREGRIAAFTGEILAQGVLSDSIITAQQVDMFVSRLKTEARALLAYRFGKKPDGVKMPDISKESIERVKDKLTHNPGRWLLRVTALGNAVEGEAVRSQIECYKSRLVYKQNTVLYTHDFTPDAPRQKIEETVFQALKQLNQKAVGDGVMKDPITGNVGSIDTSEFVAALDKIEQDTKAIRLEILTAEDVYSEGPLRVKFVLKTKN